From Cellulomonas oligotrophica, a single genomic window includes:
- the purQ gene encoding phosphoribosylformylglycinamidine synthase subunit PurQ: protein MTRVGVVTFPGTLDDRDAARAVRLAGAEPVALWHADADLHGVDAVVLPGGFSYGDYLRAGAISRFAPVMGEVVDAAGRGLPVLGICNGFQVLTEAHLLPGSMIKNDHLHFVCREQVLSVENVDTAWTRDFTAGERITIPLKNQDGQYVADERTLDELEGEGRVVFRYQGVNPNGSRRDIAGIANAAGNVVGLMPHPEHAVEPGFGPDGPAGPRSGTDGLRFFTSVLHAMVG, encoded by the coding sequence ATGACCCGCGTCGGCGTCGTCACCTTCCCCGGCACGCTCGACGACCGGGACGCGGCCCGCGCGGTGCGCCTGGCCGGTGCCGAGCCCGTCGCGCTGTGGCACGCGGACGCCGACCTGCACGGGGTCGACGCGGTCGTGCTGCCCGGCGGGTTCTCCTACGGCGACTACCTGCGCGCCGGGGCGATCAGCCGGTTCGCGCCCGTCATGGGCGAGGTCGTCGACGCCGCCGGCCGGGGGCTGCCGGTGCTGGGCATCTGCAACGGCTTCCAGGTCCTCACCGAGGCGCACCTGCTGCCCGGGTCGATGATCAAGAACGACCACCTGCACTTCGTGTGCCGCGAGCAGGTCCTCTCGGTCGAGAACGTCGACACCGCCTGGACCCGGGACTTCACCGCGGGCGAGCGCATCACGATCCCGCTGAAGAACCAGGACGGGCAGTACGTCGCCGACGAGCGGACCCTCGACGAGCTCGAGGGCGAGGGGCGCGTCGTGTTCCGCTACCAGGGCGTGAACCCCAACGGCTCGCGCCGCGACATCGCGGGCATCGCCAACGCCGCGGGCAACGTCGTCGGTCTCATGCCGCACCCCGAGCACGCCGTCGAGCCCGGCTTCGGCCCCGACGGCCCCGCCGGACCGCGCAGCGGCACCGACGGTCTGCGGTTCTTCACCTCCGTCCTGCACGCGATGGTCGGCTGA
- a CDS encoding GNAT family N-acetyltransferase — MSTATSAPGTAPRLVHVAWDDPDAAVLRAAQQAELRERYGEDDIGHAMGADTVVVMVLLRDGDHTLACGALRDATADLGAGVAEIKRMYVRPSARGRGLSRTILAELERIAAERGFTRLVLETGILQPEAIGLYLSAGFLPVDNYAEYAGVVDSRCFGKDVTPAPVVRGVPGPAPVVTLVAADDPDAVALRRALLAEVAADDPADALAGADAAALDAAARATDLGATFVARVDGRAVGCVGVRRADAPWPREWAEVRRLYVAPDARRTGVASHLLRAAEDAARADGATHLLVDARVRLAPAVALVTRAGYRPVRPAGDSAAHPTTLWFARAL; from the coding sequence ATGAGCACCGCGACGTCGGCACCGGGGACCGCGCCGCGGCTCGTCCACGTCGCGTGGGACGACCCCGACGCCGCGGTGCTGCGCGCCGCCCAGCAGGCCGAGCTGCGCGAGCGGTACGGCGAGGACGACATCGGCCACGCCATGGGCGCCGACACCGTCGTCGTCATGGTGCTGCTGCGCGACGGCGACCACACCCTCGCCTGCGGGGCGCTGCGCGACGCGACCGCGGACCTCGGGGCCGGCGTCGCGGAGATCAAGCGCATGTACGTGCGCCCGTCGGCCCGCGGGCGTGGGCTGTCGCGCACGATCCTCGCCGAGCTGGAGCGGATCGCCGCCGAGCGCGGCTTCACGCGCCTGGTGCTCGAGACCGGGATCCTGCAGCCCGAGGCCATCGGCCTGTACCTGTCCGCGGGTTTCCTGCCCGTCGACAACTACGCCGAGTACGCGGGCGTCGTCGACTCGCGCTGCTTCGGCAAGGACGTGACGCCGGCACCGGTGGTGCGGGGCGTGCCGGGGCCCGCGCCGGTCGTCACCCTCGTCGCGGCCGACGACCCGGACGCGGTCGCGCTGCGCCGGGCGCTGCTCGCCGAGGTCGCCGCCGACGACCCCGCGGACGCCCTCGCCGGGGCCGACGCCGCCGCCCTCGACGCCGCGGCACGCGCCACGGACCTCGGGGCCACGTTCGTCGCCCGCGTCGACGGCCGCGCGGTCGGCTGCGTCGGGGTGCGCCGCGCGGACGCCCCCTGGCCCCGCGAGTGGGCCGAGGTCCGACGCCTGTACGTGGCCCCTGACGCCCGCCGCACCGGCGTCGCCTCCCACCTGCTGCGCGCCGCCGAGGACGCCGCCCGCGCGGACGGCGCCACCCACCTGCTCGTCGACGCGCGCGTGCGCCTCGCGCCGGCCGTCGCCCTCGTCACCCGCGCCGGGTACCGCCCCGTGCGCCCCGCCGGCGACTCGGCCGCGCACCCCACCACCCTGTGGTTCGCCCGCGCCCTGTGA
- a CDS encoding LLM class flavin-dependent oxidoreductase, with protein MATSTLTPPRTRTSAHGRPVPPPLARPAAPTVEVVGRTRPRPGAVEHVLDTATPDDAALALAAARADVVRLVPSAALPTPAHVRSLVRRVEQEVAALGRPRADVRVVLEVETVVAADAADARRRRTHLAYAEAFAGLTWSPSASWVVAPLDAVRDTATDLARSAGVDAVALSLVGPSAAHASTLDTAVA; from the coding sequence GTGGCCACGTCCACCCTCACGCCTCCCCGCACCCGCACGTCCGCCCACGGACGGCCCGTGCCCCCGCCCCTCGCGCGACCCGCCGCACCGACCGTCGAGGTCGTCGGCCGGACCCGCCCCCGCCCCGGTGCCGTGGAGCACGTGCTCGACACCGCCACCCCCGACGACGCGGCCCTCGCGCTGGCCGCCGCCCGCGCCGACGTCGTCCGGCTCGTCCCGTCCGCGGCCCTGCCCACGCCCGCGCACGTGCGCTCGCTCGTGCGCCGCGTCGAGCAGGAGGTCGCCGCGCTGGGCCGTCCCCGCGCGGACGTGCGCGTGGTCCTCGAGGTCGAGACGGTCGTGGCCGCCGACGCCGCGGACGCCCGCCGCCGCCGCACCCACCTGGCGTACGCGGAGGCGTTCGCCGGGCTCACGTGGTCGCCGTCGGCGTCCTGGGTGGTCGCCCCGCTCGACGCCGTGCGCGACACGGCCACCGACCTCGCGCGCAGCGCCGGGGTCGACGCGGTCGCCCTCAGCCTGGTCGGACCGTCCGCCGCGCACGCCTCGACGCTCGACACCGCCGTCGCCTGA
- the purS gene encoding phosphoribosylformylglycinamidine synthase subunit PurS: MGRVVVDVMPKPEILDPQGKAVAGALPRLGFAQFTSVRQGKRFELEVDGPVTPEVLAAAAAAAEQVLSNPVIEDVVRVADLEADAAATVVSQGLA, translated from the coding sequence GTGGGACGAGTCGTCGTCGACGTCATGCCGAAGCCCGAGATCCTCGACCCGCAGGGCAAGGCCGTCGCCGGTGCGCTGCCGCGGCTGGGCTTCGCGCAGTTCACGTCCGTGCGCCAGGGCAAGCGGTTCGAGCTCGAGGTCGACGGGCCGGTGACGCCCGAGGTGCTCGCCGCCGCCGCGGCCGCCGCCGAGCAGGTGCTGTCCAACCCCGTGATCGAGGACGTCGTGCGCGTCGCGGACCTCGAGGCGGACGCCGCCGCGACCGTCGTCAGCCAGGGCCTGGCCTGA
- a CDS encoding rhodanese-like domain-containing protein produces the protein MSVQPRPADGYAGDVTATQAWELLRDDASAVLVDVRTDAEWRYVGVPDLRELGRQAQLVEWSQYPTGQLNPRFLDQLRAAGVTEQTPVVFLCRSGQRSIGAAQAATAAGLGPAYNVLEGFEGATGPDGHRGHEGWRADGLPWVQP, from the coding sequence ATGAGCGTGCAGCCACGACCCGCCGACGGCTACGCCGGGGACGTCACCGCGACGCAGGCCTGGGAGCTGCTGCGCGACGACGCGTCCGCCGTGCTCGTCGACGTCCGCACCGACGCCGAGTGGCGCTACGTGGGCGTGCCCGACCTGCGCGAGCTCGGCCGCCAGGCGCAGCTCGTCGAGTGGTCGCAGTACCCGACCGGGCAGCTCAACCCCCGCTTCCTCGACCAGCTCCGCGCGGCGGGCGTCACCGAGCAGACGCCCGTGGTCTTCCTGTGCCGCTCGGGGCAGCGGTCGATCGGTGCCGCGCAGGCCGCGACGGCCGCCGGCCTCGGCCCGGCCTACAACGTGCTCGAGGGCTTCGAGGGCGCCACCGGCCCCGACGGCCACCGCGGCCACGAGGGCTGGCGCGCCGACGGGCTGCCCTGGGTCCAGCCGTGA
- a CDS encoding O-succinylhomoserine sulfhydrylase, producing the protein MSGPRVPGPGDWDARRLDRDALRPDTLAVRGGLVRSEFAEMSEAVFLTQGYTYGSAADAEAGFAGEVDRFLYSRYGNPTVTTFEERLRLLEGAEACYATASGMSAVFTALAALVRSGSRVVASRALFGSSLVIFDEILAGWGVRTDYVDGHVPEQWEAALATPADVVFFETPSNPVQDLVDIAEVSRLAHAAGATVVVDNVFATPVFSRPLDHGADVVVYSATKHIDGQGRVLGGAILGSADYVRGPVQTLIRNTGPSLSPFNAWVLLKGLETLSVRVRHQAAGALELAAWLEQQPGVARVRYPYLPSHPQHALALRQQSGGGTVVTFDLAVPADAPADVAKKATFAVLDALRVVDISNNLGDAKSIVTHPATTTHRKLGPAGRAAVGIAESTVRLSVGLEDVEDLRDDLSRALATLPA; encoded by the coding sequence GTGAGCGGCCCCCGCGTCCCCGGGCCCGGCGACTGGGACGCCCGCCGGCTCGACCGCGACGCGCTGCGCCCCGACACCCTCGCGGTGCGCGGCGGGCTCGTGCGCAGCGAGTTCGCCGAGATGTCCGAGGCCGTCTTCCTCACGCAGGGCTACACGTACGGGTCCGCGGCCGACGCGGAGGCCGGGTTCGCCGGCGAGGTCGACCGGTTCCTGTACTCGCGGTACGGCAACCCGACCGTCACCACGTTCGAGGAGCGGCTGCGCCTGCTCGAGGGCGCCGAGGCCTGCTACGCCACCGCGAGCGGCATGTCCGCGGTGTTCACCGCGCTCGCCGCACTCGTGCGCTCCGGGTCGCGCGTCGTGGCGTCCCGCGCGCTGTTCGGCTCGTCCCTGGTGATCTTCGACGAGATCCTCGCCGGCTGGGGCGTGCGCACCGACTACGTCGACGGGCACGTGCCCGAGCAGTGGGAGGCCGCGCTCGCGACGCCCGCCGACGTGGTGTTCTTCGAGACCCCGTCGAACCCCGTGCAGGACCTCGTCGACATCGCCGAGGTCAGCCGTCTCGCGCACGCCGCCGGCGCGACCGTCGTCGTCGACAACGTCTTCGCGACCCCGGTGTTCTCCCGCCCGCTCGACCACGGCGCCGACGTCGTCGTGTACTCGGCGACCAAGCACATCGACGGCCAGGGACGCGTGCTCGGCGGGGCGATCCTCGGCAGCGCCGACTACGTGCGCGGACCGGTGCAGACCTTGATCCGCAACACGGGCCCGTCGCTCTCGCCGTTCAACGCGTGGGTGCTGCTCAAGGGCCTGGAGACCCTCAGCGTGCGGGTGCGCCACCAGGCCGCCGGTGCCCTGGAGCTCGCCGCCTGGCTGGAGCAGCAGCCCGGCGTCGCCCGCGTGCGCTACCCGTACCTGCCGTCGCACCCGCAGCACGCGCTGGCGCTGCGGCAGCAGTCCGGCGGCGGCACGGTCGTCACGTTCGACCTCGCGGTGCCCGCGGACGCCCCGGCGGACGTCGCGAAGAAGGCGACGTTCGCGGTGCTCGACGCGCTGCGCGTCGTGGACATCTCAAACAACCTCGGCGACGCGAAGTCGATCGTCACGCACCCCGCGACGACGACGCACCGCAAGCTCGGCCCCGCCGGCCGCGCCGCGGTGGGCATCGCCGAGTCGACGGTCCGCCTGTCGGTGGGCCTGGAGGACGTCGAGGACCTCCGCGACGACCTCTCCCGCGCCCTGGCGACGCTCCCGGCCTGA